The Mycolicibacterium smegmatis genome has a window encoding:
- a CDS encoding plasmid pRiA4b ORF-3 family protein, with product MSGGSVDLALLQKLMADAGRNVFAGMFDEPTPEVRAVPDRARGFRVRVDLMYAKPPIWRRLDLPGDLMLDELHVVLQVVMGWQDSHLHKFGVGADRRTRAYFVTGFDLSEGDDGVVEDSVRLDQVVSDKGERLFYDYDFGDGWDHVLVVEDVFDDPPPAAVCLTGKMACPPEDCGGLGGYEELAAWVRGGYDPRETPMGLGAQEMRDWLPRGWHPDRFSVAETNDALAALNTR from the coding sequence GTGTCCGGGGGCAGTGTGGACCTGGCGTTGCTGCAGAAGCTAATGGCCGACGCTGGTCGGAACGTGTTCGCGGGAATGTTCGATGAGCCGACGCCCGAGGTGCGGGCGGTGCCGGATCGTGCGCGGGGCTTCCGGGTGCGCGTCGACCTGATGTACGCCAAGCCGCCGATCTGGCGTCGGCTGGACCTGCCGGGCGACCTCATGCTCGATGAGCTCCATGTTGTGCTGCAGGTCGTTATGGGCTGGCAGGACAGTCATCTGCATAAGTTCGGTGTCGGGGCGGACCGGCGGACCCGTGCCTACTTCGTCACCGGGTTTGATCTCAGCGAAGGCGACGACGGTGTCGTCGAGGACAGCGTGCGCCTCGATCAGGTGGTGTCCGATAAGGGCGAGCGGTTGTTCTACGATTACGACTTCGGCGACGGATGGGACCACGTGCTCGTGGTCGAAGACGTTTTCGATGATCCGCCCCCGGCTGCGGTGTGTCTGACGGGAAAGATGGCCTGTCCGCCGGAGGACTGTGGTGGCCTGGGCGGCTATGAGGAGTTGGCTGCGTGGGTTCGCGGCGGGTACGACCCGCGGGAAACGCCGATGGGACTCGGTGCGCAGGAGATGAGGGACTGGCTGCCCCGGGGCTGGCACCCCGACCGTTTCTCGGTGGCCGAGACCAATGACGCTCTGGCCGCGTTGAACACGCGTTGA
- a CDS encoding phage major capsid protein, which yields MAQADPTVRGDFSGFLRPEIADRYFDEARKRSTVMQLARRVPLGINGQEIPVSTAKAQAAWVSEGNTKPTTESAQTLKTIAPKKLAAISVVSAEVVRANPGNYMEVLREDIAEAFAVAFDNAALHGTSTPFGAYIDQTDKTVELGTATQNSGGVYADLVSGMSLLVNDGKKLRGFALDAVAEPVLLGATDNTGRPLFVETPLADTTSAIVPGRLLGRPAYLGDSVASGDTVAYGGDWSQVVWGAVGGISFKVSTEAAVTINGALVSLFEKNLVAILAEAEYGLLINDVDAFCRYTVDNGS from the coding sequence GTGGCTCAGGCCGATCCTACTGTTAGGGGCGATTTCTCCGGGTTCCTCCGTCCTGAAATCGCTGACCGTTATTTCGATGAGGCCCGCAAGCGCTCGACCGTGATGCAGCTGGCCCGTCGCGTCCCCCTGGGCATCAATGGCCAGGAGATCCCGGTTTCGACCGCCAAGGCACAGGCTGCCTGGGTCTCTGAGGGCAACACCAAGCCCACCACGGAGTCTGCCCAGACCCTGAAGACCATCGCGCCGAAGAAGCTCGCCGCGATCTCGGTGGTTTCCGCTGAGGTGGTCCGCGCCAACCCGGGCAACTACATGGAGGTCCTCCGCGAGGACATCGCCGAGGCGTTCGCCGTGGCGTTCGACAACGCGGCCCTGCATGGCACCAGCACCCCGTTCGGTGCGTACATCGATCAGACCGACAAGACGGTTGAGCTGGGCACCGCGACCCAGAACTCAGGTGGCGTGTACGCCGACCTGGTGTCGGGCATGTCCCTGCTGGTGAACGACGGCAAGAAGCTGCGTGGCTTCGCCCTGGACGCGGTTGCTGAACCCGTCCTGCTGGGTGCGACCGACAACACCGGTCGTCCGCTGTTCGTGGAGACCCCGCTGGCGGACACCACGTCGGCCATCGTTCCGGGCCGCCTCCTGGGCCGCCCCGCCTACCTCGGTGACAGCGTTGCCTCCGGTGACACCGTCGCCTACGGCGGCGACTGGAGCCAGGTTGTGTGGGGTGCCGTTGGTGGCATCTCCTTCAAGGTCTCGACCGAGGCTGCCGTGACGATCAACGGCGCTCTGGTTTCTCTCTTCGAGAAGAACCTGGTCGCGATCCTCGCTGAAGCGGAATACGGCTTGCTCATCAACGATGTGGACGCCTTCTGCCGCTACACGGTCGACAACGGCTCCTAA
- a CDS encoding collagen-like protein, which translates to MEDLPEDPEWGDAYLVEADGNLYVYTDHWSEGIPFQGPQGVQGPEGPQGEQGPQGEQGPQGEVGPQGPQGERGEKGDKGDTGEQGPQGEVGPEGPKGDQGEQGPQGEQGPQGEKGDKGDQGETGPQGETGPQGEPGPKGDTGDQGPQGEIGLPALIVYKYDDGWPARPDDPRPVVFIGGTAPDDAPAEEDLLEGDYWLPVSEPGPQGEQGPQGDSGVVTLSQSEFDALSAKDPNTVYVVVP; encoded by the coding sequence GTGGAGGATCTTCCCGAGGACCCCGAGTGGGGTGACGCCTACCTGGTGGAGGCGGACGGCAACCTCTACGTGTACACCGACCACTGGTCGGAAGGCATCCCGTTCCAAGGTCCCCAGGGCGTCCAGGGCCCCGAGGGGCCCCAGGGTGAGCAAGGCCCCCAAGGCGAACAGGGCCCGCAAGGTGAAGTCGGTCCCCAAGGTCCGCAAGGTGAACGCGGCGAAAAGGGGGACAAGGGGGACACCGGCGAGCAAGGCCCCCAGGGGGAGGTTGGTCCCGAAGGTCCGAAGGGCGACCAAGGGGAACAGGGCCCTCAAGGTGAGCAGGGTCCCCAGGGTGAGAAGGGCGACAAGGGAGACCAGGGTGAAACCGGCCCCCAAGGTGAGACCGGCCCCCAAGGGGAACCCGGCCCGAAGGGTGACACGGGCGACCAAGGCCCGCAAGGTGAGATCGGCCTCCCGGCTCTCATCGTCTACAAGTACGACGACGGTTGGCCTGCCCGCCCGGATGATCCCCGCCCTGTCGTGTTCATTGGCGGCACCGCCCCGGACGACGCCCCAGCCGAGGAAGACCTCCTGGAGGGCGACTACTGGTTGCCGGTGTCCGAACCCGGCCCGCAGGGCGAGCAGGGGCCCCAGGGTGATTCAGGTGTCGTGACCCTGTCCCAGTCCGAGTTTGATGCGTTGTCGGCGAAGGACCCGAACACCGTGTACGTGGTGGTGCCGTGA
- a CDS encoding ISL3-like element IS1096 family transposase — protein MPDATGRAGFACADLTTFCRLDELGLEVTGQRLDPDRAVLACRVADEDRWCRRCGEEGVVRDSVTRTLAHEPFGWRPTALLVTIRRYRCAGCAHVWRQDASAAAEPRARLSRRALRWALEALVCQHLSVARVAEALAVSWNTANNAVLAEGQRVLIADPARFDGVAVIGVDEHVWRHTRRGDKYVTVIIDLTPVRDGTGPARLLDMVEGRSKKAFADWLAQRPQEWRDRVDVVAMDGFSGFKTAATEELPDAATVMDPFHVVRLAGNALDECRRRVQLATCGHRGRSTDPLYRSRRTLHTGADLLTDRQKARLAALFAANAHAEIEATWAMYQRTVAAYREPDRTKGRTMMAALITTLSTGVPTSLTELITLGRTLKKRAADVLAYFDRPGTSNGPTEAINGRLEHLRGSALGFRNLTNYIARSLLETGGFRTQLRQPRR, from the coding sequence GTGCCTGACGCTACCGGTCGGGCGGGCTTCGCCTGCGCTGACCTGACGACTTTCTGCCGCCTCGACGAGCTCGGGTTGGAGGTGACCGGCCAACGCCTCGACCCTGATCGGGCCGTGCTGGCGTGCCGGGTCGCCGATGAGGATCGGTGGTGCCGCCGCTGCGGCGAAGAAGGCGTTGTACGTGACAGCGTGACTCGCACGTTGGCTCATGAACCGTTCGGGTGGCGACCCACGGCTTTGCTGGTCACGATCCGCCGTTACCGTTGCGCCGGCTGCGCTCATGTGTGGCGCCAGGATGCCAGCGCCGCAGCCGAACCGCGGGCCAGGCTGTCCCGGCGTGCTCTGCGGTGGGCGCTGGAAGCCCTTGTCTGCCAACACCTGTCGGTGGCCCGGGTCGCCGAGGCGCTTGCGGTGTCGTGGAACACTGCCAACAACGCCGTGCTCGCCGAAGGTCAGCGGGTGCTCATCGCCGATCCGGCCCGGTTCGATGGCGTCGCGGTGATCGGCGTCGATGAGCACGTGTGGCGGCACACTCGCCGCGGCGACAAGTACGTCACCGTCATCATCGATCTCACGCCCGTGCGTGACGGGACCGGCCCCGCACGGCTGCTCGACATGGTGGAGGGCCGCTCCAAGAAGGCGTTCGCCGACTGGCTGGCACAGCGGCCACAGGAGTGGCGTGATCGTGTGGACGTTGTTGCCATGGACGGGTTCTCCGGGTTCAAGACCGCCGCCACCGAAGAACTGCCTGACGCGGCCACGGTGATGGACCCCTTCCACGTGGTCCGCCTGGCCGGCAACGCCCTCGACGAGTGCCGACGCCGCGTGCAGCTGGCCACCTGCGGGCACCGCGGCCGCAGCACCGACCCGCTCTACCGATCGCGACGCACCCTGCACACCGGGGCCGACCTGCTCACCGACCGCCAGAAAGCCCGACTGGCCGCACTGTTCGCCGCCAACGCGCACGCCGAGATCGAGGCCACCTGGGCGATGTATCAACGCACCGTGGCCGCCTACCGCGAACCAGACCGCACCAAGGGCCGCACCATGATGGCTGCACTGATCACCACGCTGAGCACAGGCGTCCCCACGTCGCTGACCGAGCTGATCACCCTCGGGCGGACACTGAAGAAGCGTGCCGCCGACGTCCTGGCCTACTTCGACCGCCCCGGCACCTCCAACGGGCCGACCGAAGCGATCAACGGCCGCCTCGAACACCTGCGCGGATCCGCCCTGGGCTTCCGCAACCTCACCAACTACATCGCCCGGTCCCTGCTCGAGACCGGAGGCTTCCGAACCCAGCTCCGTCAACCTCGGCGGTGA
- a CDS encoding phage portal protein, with protein sequence MTLALNIPGLSPADRDTLHQLVQQLENKRARNALRSQYYDGKALFKDLGISTPPKFRNFEAVLGWPAKAVDSLSRRCILEGFVIPGQSSQDLGIEDMWFDNALDIEVPQAHDSAFIHSCAFVTTIRGDVRSGEPEVLIMVRDAFNATGLWNPRRRGFDAGLSIVERDKEGAPLYIIMYLPEKVLILTRDYLGGPWRIAQRPNPLGRVPMEPITYRPRLGYPFGKSRITRPVMYITDAAIRTVVRSEIGAEFFTAPQRYGLNIPEDAFANGGWNALMGRFLALEPPSPDEEVDPNFKPEVGQFPQMTMQPHSEQLRQWAALFAAETSIPVSSLGVVQDNPSSAEALYASKEEMVIEAESATRVFGIGWCRAMRNALMVRDNTSELSDEYRKLRAKWRNPSTPSQAAAADAVTKQLSVLPWMAESEVVLEQLGYDRTDIDRLVADRRRSTVSNILNVIQNRANQQATPEPTAQQESSEPTE encoded by the coding sequence TTGACGCTTGCGCTCAACATTCCCGGACTGTCCCCGGCTGACCGTGACACGTTGCACCAGTTGGTGCAGCAGCTGGAGAACAAGCGGGCCCGGAACGCTCTGCGGTCCCAGTATTACGACGGGAAGGCCCTTTTCAAGGATTTGGGCATCTCGACCCCGCCGAAGTTCCGCAACTTTGAGGCCGTCTTGGGGTGGCCCGCGAAGGCTGTGGATTCGCTGTCTCGCCGCTGCATCCTGGAGGGGTTTGTCATCCCCGGCCAGTCCTCGCAGGACCTAGGCATCGAGGACATGTGGTTCGACAACGCCTTGGACATCGAGGTGCCGCAGGCCCACGATTCGGCGTTCATCCACTCCTGTGCGTTCGTGACCACCATCCGTGGCGACGTCCGTTCCGGTGAGCCCGAGGTCCTGATCATGGTCCGGGACGCCTTCAACGCGACCGGCCTGTGGAACCCGCGTAGGCGTGGCTTCGACGCCGGCCTGTCGATTGTGGAGCGGGACAAAGAGGGGGCCCCGCTGTACATCATCATGTACCTGCCGGAAAAGGTGCTGATCCTGACCCGCGACTACCTGGGTGGACCGTGGCGGATTGCTCAGCGGCCCAATCCTCTTGGTCGCGTGCCGATGGAGCCGATCACGTACCGGCCGCGTCTGGGGTATCCGTTCGGGAAGTCCCGGATCACCCGCCCGGTCATGTACATCACGGACGCGGCGATCCGCACCGTGGTCCGCAGCGAGATCGGTGCCGAGTTCTTCACGGCCCCGCAGCGGTACGGCTTGAACATCCCGGAGGATGCGTTCGCCAATGGTGGCTGGAACGCCCTCATGGGCCGGTTCCTGGCCCTGGAGCCTCCGTCGCCGGATGAAGAGGTTGACCCGAATTTCAAACCCGAGGTGGGTCAGTTCCCGCAGATGACGATGCAGCCGCATTCGGAACAGCTTCGCCAGTGGGCTGCCTTGTTCGCGGCGGAGACTTCGATCCCGGTGTCCTCGCTGGGTGTGGTGCAGGACAACCCGTCTTCGGCGGAGGCTTTGTATGCCTCCAAGGAGGAGATGGTGATCGAGGCGGAGTCGGCGACGCGGGTGTTCGGGATCGGCTGGTGCCGTGCGATGCGGAACGCCTTGATGGTGCGGGACAACACGTCTGAGTTGTCGGACGAGTACCGCAAGTTGCGGGCCAAGTGGCGGAACCCCTCGACTCCGTCGCAGGCTGCCGCTGCGGACGCGGTCACGAAGCAGTTGTCGGTGTTGCCGTGGATGGCCGAGAGCGAAGTGGTGCTGGAGCAGCTGGGCTATGACCGCACGGACATCGACCGGCTGGTTGCGGATCGTCGCCGGTCCACTGTCTCGAACATCCTGAACGTCATCCAGAACCGGGCGAACCAGCAGGCAACCCCTGAACCGACTGCCCAGCAGGAGAGTTCCGAACCAACGGAGTAA
- a CDS encoding collagen-like protein, which yields MSAYEVAVANGFEGTESEWLDSLVGEQGPQGETGPQGETGSQGEQGPQGDPGKSAYQVAVDEGFEGDEEAWLESLVGPQGEQGPQGVQGEPGAKGDKGDTGEKGDQGDPGLSAYEVALDNGFEGTESEWLDSLVGEQGPQGEQGPKGDQGDPGTQGEQGPQGDPGLSAYEVAVDNGFEGDEEDWLESLVGPQGEPGEQGPQGEQGPQGIQGETGPQGDPGPSAYEVALDNGFEGDEEDWLESLVGPEGPKGDAGEQGPKGDPGEPGEQGPQGDPGMSAYEVAVDEGFEGTEEEWLESLKADGIPWPDEEGTEGQVLSYDGDGGVEWIDPPEGGGGGGGALQIPYDMTWTLYLAPGTGSTSTPYQAFEAVIARDFHLEEVSMRYLTDTNRTATLRRNDSSLSGETLSLTGNGSFQTVYRNMNLDLEHGESFGAGLSSTANVRWVVITLRGYTTIDL from the coding sequence ATGTCCGCCTACGAGGTCGCGGTAGCCAACGGCTTCGAGGGGACCGAATCAGAGTGGTTGGACTCCCTTGTCGGAGAACAGGGTCCACAGGGCGAGACTGGTCCGCAAGGTGAGACCGGCTCACAGGGCGAGCAAGGCCCGCAAGGTGATCCCGGCAAGTCCGCCTACCAGGTCGCGGTAGACGAGGGTTTTGAGGGGGACGAGGAGGCCTGGCTGGAAAGCCTGGTCGGTCCCCAAGGTGAGCAAGGCCCCCAGGGTGTTCAGGGTGAACCCGGAGCCAAGGGTGACAAGGGCGATACCGGCGAAAAGGGCGACCAAGGAGATCCCGGCCTGTCGGCGTACGAGGTCGCTCTCGACAACGGCTTTGAGGGCACCGAGTCGGAGTGGCTCGACTCACTCGTGGGGGAGCAAGGGCCGCAGGGTGAGCAGGGCCCCAAGGGTGACCAGGGCGATCCTGGAACGCAGGGCGAACAGGGACCCCAGGGCGATCCCGGCCTGTCGGCCTACGAAGTGGCTGTGGACAACGGCTTCGAGGGCGATGAAGAGGATTGGCTGGAATCTCTCGTCGGCCCGCAGGGCGAACCGGGGGAGCAGGGTCCCCAGGGCGAGCAGGGCCCTCAGGGCATTCAGGGTGAGACCGGACCGCAGGGTGATCCGGGTCCGTCCGCTTATGAAGTCGCACTGGACAATGGGTTTGAGGGCGACGAAGAGGATTGGCTGGAGTCGTTGGTGGGCCCCGAGGGGCCGAAGGGCGATGCCGGCGAGCAGGGGCCGAAGGGTGATCCTGGTGAGCCTGGCGAGCAGGGGCCTCAAGGCGATCCCGGCATGTCCGCCTATGAGGTGGCCGTCGATGAGGGTTTCGAAGGCACTGAAGAGGAGTGGCTGGAATCCCTGAAGGCTGACGGCATTCCGTGGCCGGATGAAGAGGGCACCGAGGGTCAGGTCCTGTCTTATGACGGGGACGGCGGGGTTGAGTGGATTGACCCACCCGAGGGTGGCGGGGGCGGTGGTGGGGCCCTACAGATCCCCTACGACATGACCTGGACGCTGTACCTTGCACCAGGAACCGGGTCAACCAGCACCCCCTACCAGGCGTTCGAGGCAGTTATTGCGCGCGACTTCCACCTCGAAGAGGTTTCGATGCGGTATCTCACCGACACCAACCGAACAGCCACTCTTAGGCGCAACGACTCGTCACTGTCGGGCGAAACCTTGTCGCTGACTGGCAATGGGTCTTTTCAAACCGTTTACAGGAACATGAATTTAGATCTCGAACATGGGGAGAGTTTTGGAGCTGGCCTCAGTAGCACCGCCAATGTCCGCTGGGTGGTGATCACCCTTCGCGGATACACCACAATCGACCTGTAA
- a CDS encoding bifunctional UDP-N-acetylglucosamine diphosphorylase/glucosamine-1-phosphate N-acetyltransferase GlmU: protein MRIETAAIVLAAGVGTRMQSNTPKVLHRLAGRTIISHVLHAVSTLRADRLIVVLGYERHQILPEVEQVAAELGIDLWITVQEQQRGTGHAVSCGLTALPDDFHGRVVVTPGDTPLLAPETFTALMDCPTNTVVTTTLNDPTGYGRVLRMPDADLIGIVEHSDANTHQLTIREVNAGIYSFAHDGLHTSLMRLRADNAQRELYLPDVVGLLREDGHNVHTLQVEPDVVAGVNDRAQLAEAARILNRRIVTAHQLAGVTITDPATTWIDLDVKIGRDTIIHPNTHIHGDTRIGAGCEIGPFAYVRPGTHLGDGSKVGAFVEVKNSTIGTGTKIPHLTYVGDADIGDHTNIGAGTVVANYDGQTKHRTTIGSNVKGGADTTYVAPVTVGDNAYTGAGTVVREDIPPAHLAVSAGKQRNIEKRKTC, encoded by the coding sequence ATGAGGATTGAGACAGCTGCCATCGTCTTGGCCGCAGGCGTCGGGACCCGGATGCAATCCAACACCCCGAAGGTGCTCCACCGGCTGGCCGGGAGAACAATCATCTCCCATGTCCTGCACGCGGTCTCAACGCTTCGAGCCGACCGCCTGATTGTTGTTCTCGGGTACGAGCGGCATCAGATCCTTCCCGAAGTGGAACAGGTAGCAGCCGAACTTGGCATAGACCTATGGATCACCGTCCAGGAGCAACAACGAGGCACCGGACATGCCGTTTCCTGCGGCCTGACAGCCCTCCCAGACGACTTTCACGGCCGAGTGGTGGTAACACCAGGGGACACACCGCTTCTCGCCCCAGAGACGTTCACAGCGTTGATGGACTGTCCCACCAACACGGTGGTGACCACCACCCTGAACGACCCCACCGGATACGGCAGGGTCCTGCGGATGCCCGATGCGGACCTGATCGGGATCGTTGAGCACAGCGACGCCAACACCCACCAGCTCACCATCCGCGAAGTCAACGCCGGGATCTACAGCTTCGCCCATGACGGACTCCACACCAGCCTGATGCGGCTGCGGGCCGACAACGCCCAGCGGGAACTGTACCTACCGGATGTGGTTGGCCTCCTCCGCGAAGACGGCCACAACGTTCACACCCTCCAGGTGGAGCCCGATGTGGTTGCGGGGGTGAACGACCGGGCCCAGTTGGCTGAAGCCGCGAGGATTCTCAACCGCAGGATCGTCACCGCCCACCAGTTGGCCGGCGTCACAATCACCGACCCGGCAACAACGTGGATCGACCTGGACGTGAAGATCGGCCGGGACACCATCATCCACCCCAACACCCACATCCACGGGGACACCAGGATCGGGGCGGGCTGCGAGATCGGCCCCTTTGCCTATGTGCGGCCAGGAACCCACCTCGGGGACGGCAGCAAGGTCGGGGCGTTCGTGGAGGTGAAGAACTCCACCATCGGCACCGGCACCAAGATCCCACACTTGACCTACGTGGGGGACGCAGACATCGGGGACCACACCAACATCGGTGCGGGCACAGTTGTCGCGAACTACGACGGCCAAACGAAACACCGGACCACCATCGGATCGAACGTGAAGGGCGGGGCGGACACCACCTACGTGGCACCAGTCACTGTTGGGGACAACGCCTACACGGGTGCGGGAACCGTGGTCCGAGAAGACATTCCACCGGCACACCTGGCGGTATCGGCCGGGAAGCAACGGAACATCGAGAAGAGGAAGACGTGCTGA
- a CDS encoding DUF5361 domain-containing protein produces MEFEPLALVPVKTIQTALAKPEDERFWFLLETLARPLDVIDSLYVSEVRDLVARWESDSGIQMGELFRINLMIRRHSEALEADLIDKGLRLRNCPTEDFNWHDLKVIIRYLPVTSNLYSEMFPDRAGWTKEAMLTASVADSLHWLQWAKTKDGAKGRNRPKPIPRPGVTPPRREGSNPKAVPLSVIKKTFADRSKRNKDRGKALQSIFAGKG; encoded by the coding sequence GTGGAGTTCGAGCCCCTGGCGCTGGTGCCGGTGAAGACCATTCAGACCGCACTGGCGAAACCGGAGGACGAACGGTTCTGGTTCTTATTGGAGACGCTGGCCCGCCCACTGGACGTTATTGACTCCCTCTACGTTTCGGAGGTCCGGGACCTTGTGGCCCGGTGGGAGTCGGACTCCGGTATCCAGATGGGGGAGTTGTTCCGCATCAACTTGATGATCAGGCGTCACAGCGAGGCCTTGGAGGCGGACCTGATCGACAAGGGTCTCCGCCTTCGTAACTGCCCCACTGAGGATTTCAACTGGCACGACTTGAAGGTGATCATCCGGTATCTGCCGGTGACCTCGAACTTGTACTCCGAAATGTTCCCCGACAGGGCTGGGTGGACGAAGGAAGCCATGCTCACAGCTAGCGTGGCCGACTCGCTGCACTGGCTCCAGTGGGCGAAGACAAAAGACGGAGCGAAGGGCCGCAACCGTCCGAAACCTATTCCGCGGCCTGGCGTTACCCCGCCGCGGCGTGAGGGCTCGAACCCGAAGGCTGTACCGCTGTCCGTCATCAAAAAGACATTCGCCGACCGGTCGAAGAGAAATAAAGACCGGGGCAAGGCATTGCAGAGCATTTTCGCCGGGAAGGGATAA